Proteins encoded in a region of the Vitis riparia cultivar Riparia Gloire de Montpellier isolate 1030 chromosome 7, EGFV_Vit.rip_1.0, whole genome shotgun sequence genome:
- the LOC117917898 gene encoding MDIS1-interacting receptor like kinase 2-like isoform X2 → MRSMAIIPSTCIVVIQFVFLISLLSFKVTSSSRTEAEALIQWKNSLSSSPSLNSSWALTNIENLCSWTGVVCGTTGTVSEINLSQANLKGTIAQFDFGSFPNLTRFNLSINNLNGLIPSTVANLSKLTFLDLSNNLFEGNIPWEIGQLKELQYLSFYNNCLNGTIPYQITNLQKIWYLHLGWNYLKSPDWSKFSTMPLLTHLDFNFNELASVFPGFITDCRNLTYLDLSWNHLTGPIPESLFRNSGKLEFLNLAQNLFEGKISSSIGQLRNLQKLNLHGNGLNSTIPGELGHCSNLTFLSLAENLLAGVLPLSLTNLNKISELGLPGNSLSGEISPYFFTNWTELISLQLQHNLFFGKIPSEIGLLKKLNVLFLYNNKLNGSIPSETGNLRELSSLDLSRNQLSGPIPPTICKLTKLTLLQLFYNNLSGTIPPEIGNMSSLVILNLNTNNLEGELPETGNLRELSSLDLSGNQLSGPIPPTMCKLTKLTLLQLFYNNLSGTIPPEIGNMSSLVILNLNTNNLEGELPETGNLRELSSLDLSGNQLSGPIPPEIGNMSSLVILDLHTNNLEGELPETMSLLNNLERLSLFTNNFSGTVPRELGKNNLNLKNVGFSDNSFAGELPPGLCNSFTLQLLTVNGNSFTGQLPDCLRNCSSLHRVRLEGNHFTGDISKAFGVHPNLSFISLSGNQFSGELSPEWGECQGLTKLQMDGNKISRKIPSELGKLSQLQVLSLDSNEFTGEIPMELTKLSLLFNLSLSKNFFTGKIPQSIGTLSNLRYLNLAENKLSGSIPKELGNCELLDSLDLSHNALSGEIPSELGNLVNLQYLLDLSSNSLSRTIPSNLGKLVRLESLNLSRNNLMGKIPSSFSSMLSLNSIDFSYNQLTGQIPSSNIFKKAAYTGNSGLCGYAEGLNPCYSTSPSSKPSKLNKKVLIGVLVPTCGLLFLAFIVAVIVILHPRSKHSDEETESTEKYDAEEWLIWKRRGIFTFEDIVKATEDFSEKNCIGKGGFGRVYKAVLPQGQTVAVKRLNMSDSSNIPTTNRLSFKNEIEILTEVQHRNIIKLFGFCSRKGIMYLVYKYIERGSLGKVLYGEEGKMELSWATRVKIVQGVAHAIAYLHHDCSPPIVHRDVTLNNILLDSEFEPRLSDFGTARLLYPDSSNWTAAAGSYGYMAPELAFTMCITDKCDVYSFGVVALEVMMGRHPGELLVSLPSSALSDDPGLLLKDVLDQRLPMPTGQLAEEVVFVVNVAIACTHAAPESRPTMRFVAKELSAQPRLPHSEPFPR, encoded by the exons ATGAGGAGCATGGCTATAATCCCAAGCACTTGTATTGTTGTTATTCAGTTTGTCTTCCTCATCTCCTTACTTTCTTTCAAGGTTACATCCTCATCCAGAACAGAGGCAGAAGCTCTCATCCAGTGGAAGAACAGCTTGTCTTCTTCCCCCTCTCTCAATTCATCGTGGGCTCTCACCAACATTGAAAACCTTTGCAGCTGGACGGGCGTTGTGTGTGGCACCACCGGAACTGTCTCCGAGATCAACCTCTCCCAGGCCAACCTCAAAGGAACGATTGCCCAGTTTGATTTTGGTTCGTTTCCTAATCTCACCCGCTTCAATCTCAGCATCAACAACCTCAACGGGTTGATACCATCCACAGTTGCCAACCTATCCAAGCTCACTTTCTTGGATTTAAGCAACAACCTTTTTGAGGGCAACATCCCTTGGGAGATTGGACAGCTGAAGGAGCTTCAGTATCTTAGCTTTTACAACAACTGTCTCAATGGCACCATCCCCTACCAAATTACCAATCTTCaaaagatatggtacttacaccTTGGATGGAACTACTTGAAGTCTCCGGACTGGTCCAAGTTTTCGACCATGCCTCTGTTGACACACCTAGACTTCAACTTCAATGAACTTGCATCAGTGTTCCCGGGGTTCATAACTGACTGCCGGAACCTGACATACCTCGACTTGTCGTGGAATCACTTGACTGGTCCGATACCAGAGTCACTATTTCGCAATTCGGGGAAACTTGAATTCCTCAATCTTGCTCAGAATTTATTTGAAGGCAAGATTTCTTCTTCCATAGGTCAACTCAGAAACCTTCAGAAACTCAATCTCCATGGCAATGGCCTCAATTCTACAATTCCGGGGGAGCTTGGGCATTGTTCTAACCTCACCTTCTTGTCTCTAGCTGAGAACTTACTTGCTGGAGTGCTGCCTTTGTCCTTGACCAATCTTAACAAGATATCAGAGTTGGGCTTGCCTGGAAATTCATTATCTGGTGAGATCTCCCCATATTTCTTCACCAATTGGACTGAATTGATATCTTTGCAACTTCAGCACAATCTCTTCTTTGGAAAAATTCCATCTGAAATTGGCCTTTTGAAAAAGCTGAATGTCCTTTTCCTTTATAATAATAAGCTCAATGGCTCAATCCCCTCGGAGACTGGGAACTTGAGAGAGTTGTCTTCCTTAGACCTTTCGCGAAACCAGCTCTCAGGTCCAATTCCTCCAACAATATGCAAGCTCACCAAGCTTACTCTCTTACAGCTTTTCTACAACAATCTTAGTGGAACAATTCCTCCAGAGATTGGTAATATGAGCTCGCTGGTTATCCTCAATCTCAACACcaacaatttggaaggagagcTACCAGAGACTGGGAACTTGAGAGAGTTGTCTTCCTTAGACCTTTCGGGAAACCAGCTCTCAGGTCCAATTCCTCCAACAATGTGCAAGCTCACCAAGCTTACTCTCTTACAGCTTTTCTACAACAATCTTAGTGGAACAATTCCTCCAGAGATTGGTAATATGAGCTCGCTGGTTATCCTCAATCTCAACACcaacaatttggaaggagagcTACCAGAGACTGGGAACTTGAGAGAGTTGTCTTCCTTAGACCTTTCGGGAAACCAGCTCTCAGGTC CAATTCCTCCAGAGATTGGTAATATGAGCTCGCTGGTTATCCTCGATCTCCACACcaacaatttggaaggagagcTACCAGAGACCATGTCACTTCTCAATAATCTAGAGAGACTCTCTCTATTCACCAATAATTTCTCGGGCACTGTTCCAAGGGAACTGGGGAAAAACAACCTCAACTTGAAGAATGTAGGCTTTTCTGACAACAGCTTCGCAGGAGAACTGCCGCCTGGACTATGTAATAGTTTCACTCTTCAACTGTTAACAGTAAACGGCAACAGCTTTACCGGGCAATTACCAGATTGCTTGAGGAATTGCTCGAGCCTACATCGTGTCCGTCTTGAAGGGAACCACTTCACTGGGGACATTTCCAAGGCATTTGGAGTCCATCCAAATCTCAGTTTTATTTCTCTGAGCGGCAACCAATTTTCAGGCGAGCTGTCACCTGAGTGGGGAGAATGCCAGGGCCTCACTAAATTACAGATGGATGGAAATAAAATCTCTCGTAAAATCCCATCTGAGCTTGGGAAGTTGTCTCAATTGCAGGTCCTAAGTCTGGATTCCAATGAATTTACTGGGGAAATTCCAATGGAACTGACGAAACTAAGCCTGTTGTTCAACCTCAGCTTGAGCAAAAACTTTTTCACAGGAAAGATCCCTCAGAGTATAGGCACTTTATCTAATCTCCGGTATCTCAATTTAGCGGAAAATAAACTCAGTGGAAGCATACCAAAAGAGCTTGGGAATTGTGAGCTCTTGGACAGCTTGGACTTAAGCCACAACGCTTTGTCAGGTGAAATACCATCAGAGCTCGGAAACTTGGTCAATTTGCAGTATCTTTTGGACCTCAGCAGCAATTCACTCTCAAGAACAATCCCTTCAAACCTGGGAAAGCTTGTGAGATTGGAGAGCCTCAATCTCTCTCGAAACAATCTTATGGGGAAAATCCCATCATCATTTTCAAGCATGCTCAGTCTAAATTCCATTGATTTCTCATACAATCAGTTGACTGGTCAGATTCCAAGTAGCAATATTTTCAAGAAGGCAGCCTATACTGGAAACTCAGGTTTGTGTGGATATGCAGAAGGATTGAATCCTTGTTATTCAACTTCCCCCAGCAGCAAGCCCTCCAAGTTGAACAAAAAGGTTCTTATTGGTGTCCTTGTTCCTACTTGTGGGCTCTTGTTTTTGGCATTCATTGTTGCTGTAATTGTAATCCTCCATCCACGATCCAAACACTCTGATGAAGAGACTGAAAGTACAGAAAAGTATGATGCTGAGGAGTGGTTAATTTGGAAAAGACGAGGAATATTCACATTTGAGGATATTGTGAAGGCCACCGAAGACTTCAGTGAGAAGAACTGCATCGGAAAGGGAGGATTCGGGAGAGTTTACAAAGCTGTGTTGCCACAGGGTCAGACAGTTGCAGTTAAAAGACTCAATATGTCAGACTCAAGCAACATTCCAACAACAAATCGGCTGAGTTTTAAGAATGAGATCGAAATCCTGACAGAAGTTCAGCACCGAAATATCATTAAGCTTTTTGGGTTCTGTTCCAGGAAGGGGATCATGTACTTggtttataaatatatagagaGAGGCAGTTTGGGGAAAGTGTTGTATGGGGAAGAGGGGAAGATGGAGCTAAGCTGGGCCACAAGGGTTAAGATTGTGCAAGGCGTGGCCCATGCAATTGCTTACTTGCACCATGACTGCTCTCCGCCCATTGTCCACCGTGATGTAACTCTGAATAACATTTTGCTTGACTCAGAGTTTGAGCCACGGCTCTCAGACTTTGGAACTGCAAGACTGTTGTACCCGGACTCATCCAACTGGACTGCAGCAGCTGGGTCTTATGGCTACATGGCTCCAG AGCTTGCGTTTACAATGTGCATCACAGATAAATGTGATGTCTACAGCTTTGGAGTGGTGGCACTGGAAGTAATGATGGGGAGGCATCCAGGGGAGCTCCTAGTTTCACTACCATCATCAGCACTATCTGATGATCCTGGTTTGCTTCTGAAGGATGTGCTGGATCAGAGACTTCCAATGCCCACAGGGCAATTAGCAGAAGAAGTAGTGTTTGTAGTCAATGTAGCCATAGCATGCACGCATGCGGCTCCAGAGTCACGACCCACCATGCGTTTTGTGGCAAAAGAACTATCAGCTCAACCGAGGCTCCCCCATTCGGAGCCTTTCCCCAGGTAA
- the LOC117917898 gene encoding MDIS1-interacting receptor like kinase 2-like isoform X3: protein MRSMAIIPSTCIVVIQFVFLISLLSFKVTSSSRTEAEALIQWKNSLSSSPSLNSSWALTNIENLCSWTGVVCGTTGTVSEINLSQANLKGTIAQFDFGSFPNLTRFNLSINNLNGLIPSTVANLSKLTFLDLSNNLFEGNIPWEIGQLKELQYLSFYNNCLNGTIPYQITNLQKIWYLHLGWNYLKSPDWSKFSTMPLLTHLDFNFNELASVFPGFITDCRNLTYLDLSWNHLTGPIPESLFRNSGKLEFLNLAQNLFEGKISSSIGQLRNLQKLNLHGNGLNSTIPGELGHCSNLTFLSLAENLLAGVLPLSLTNLNKISELGLPGNSLSGEISPYFFTNWTELISLQLQHNLFFGKIPSEIGLLKKLNVLFLYNNKLNGSIPSETGNLRELSSLDLSRNQLSGPIPPTICKLTKLTLLQLFYNNLSGTIPPEIGNMSSLVILNLNTNNLEGELPETGNLRELSSLDLSGNQLSGPIPPEIGNMSSLVILNLNTNNLEGELPETGNLRELSSLDLSGNQLSGPIPPTMCKLTKLTLLQLFYNNLSGTIPPEIGNMSSLVILDLHTNNLEGELPETMSLLNNLERLSLFTNNFSGTVPRELGKNNLNLKNVGFSDNSFAGELPPGLCNSFTLQLLTVNGNSFTGQLPDCLRNCSSLHRVRLEGNHFTGDISKAFGVHPNLSFISLSGNQFSGELSPEWGECQGLTKLQMDGNKISRKIPSELGKLSQLQVLSLDSNEFTGEIPMELTKLSLLFNLSLSKNFFTGKIPQSIGTLSNLRYLNLAENKLSGSIPKELGNCELLDSLDLSHNALSGEIPSELGNLVNLQYLLDLSSNSLSRTIPSNLGKLVRLESLNLSRNNLMGKIPSSFSSMLSLNSIDFSYNQLTGQIPSSNIFKKAAYTGNSGLCGYAEGLNPCYSTSPSSKPSKLNKKVLIGVLVPTCGLLFLAFIVAVIVILHPRSKHSDEETESTEKYDAEEWLIWKRRGIFTFEDIVKATEDFSEKNCIGKGGFGRVYKAVLPQGQTVAVKRLNMSDSSNIPTTNRLSFKNEIEILTEVQHRNIIKLFGFCSRKGIMYLVYKYIERGSLGKVLYGEEGKMELSWATRVKIVQGVAHAIAYLHHDCSPPIVHRDVTLNNILLDSEFEPRLSDFGTARLLYPDSSNWTAAAGSYGYMAPELAFTMCITDKCDVYSFGVVALEVMMGRHPGELLVSLPSSALSDDPGLLLKDVLDQRLPMPTGQLAEEVVFVVNVAIACTHAAPESRPTMRFVAKELSAQPRLPHSEPFPR from the exons ATGAGGAGCATGGCTATAATCCCAAGCACTTGTATTGTTGTTATTCAGTTTGTCTTCCTCATCTCCTTACTTTCTTTCAAGGTTACATCCTCATCCAGAACAGAGGCAGAAGCTCTCATCCAGTGGAAGAACAGCTTGTCTTCTTCCCCCTCTCTCAATTCATCGTGGGCTCTCACCAACATTGAAAACCTTTGCAGCTGGACGGGCGTTGTGTGTGGCACCACCGGAACTGTCTCCGAGATCAACCTCTCCCAGGCCAACCTCAAAGGAACGATTGCCCAGTTTGATTTTGGTTCGTTTCCTAATCTCACCCGCTTCAATCTCAGCATCAACAACCTCAACGGGTTGATACCATCCACAGTTGCCAACCTATCCAAGCTCACTTTCTTGGATTTAAGCAACAACCTTTTTGAGGGCAACATCCCTTGGGAGATTGGACAGCTGAAGGAGCTTCAGTATCTTAGCTTTTACAACAACTGTCTCAATGGCACCATCCCCTACCAAATTACCAATCTTCaaaagatatggtacttacaccTTGGATGGAACTACTTGAAGTCTCCGGACTGGTCCAAGTTTTCGACCATGCCTCTGTTGACACACCTAGACTTCAACTTCAATGAACTTGCATCAGTGTTCCCGGGGTTCATAACTGACTGCCGGAACCTGACATACCTCGACTTGTCGTGGAATCACTTGACTGGTCCGATACCAGAGTCACTATTTCGCAATTCGGGGAAACTTGAATTCCTCAATCTTGCTCAGAATTTATTTGAAGGCAAGATTTCTTCTTCCATAGGTCAACTCAGAAACCTTCAGAAACTCAATCTCCATGGCAATGGCCTCAATTCTACAATTCCGGGGGAGCTTGGGCATTGTTCTAACCTCACCTTCTTGTCTCTAGCTGAGAACTTACTTGCTGGAGTGCTGCCTTTGTCCTTGACCAATCTTAACAAGATATCAGAGTTGGGCTTGCCTGGAAATTCATTATCTGGTGAGATCTCCCCATATTTCTTCACCAATTGGACTGAATTGATATCTTTGCAACTTCAGCACAATCTCTTCTTTGGAAAAATTCCATCTGAAATTGGCCTTTTGAAAAAGCTGAATGTCCTTTTCCTTTATAATAATAAGCTCAATGGCTCAATCCCCTCGGAGACTGGGAACTTGAGAGAGTTGTCTTCCTTAGACCTTTCGCGAAACCAGCTCTCAGGTCCAATTCCTCCAACAATATGCAAGCTCACCAAGCTTACTCTCTTACAGCTTTTCTACAACAATCTTAGTGGAACAATTCCTCCAGAGATTGGTAATATGAGCTCGCTGGTTATCCTCAATCTCAACACcaacaatttggaaggagagcTACCAGAGACTGGGAACTTGAGAGAGTTGTCTTCCTTAGACCTTTCGGGAAACCAGCTCTCAGGTC CAATTCCTCCAGAGATTGGTAATATGAGCTCGCTGGTTATCCTCAATCTCAACACcaacaatttggaaggagagcTACCAGAGACTGGGAACTTGAGAGAGTTGTCTTCCTTAGACCTTTCGGGAAACCAGCTCTCAGGTCCAATTCCTCCAACAATGTGCAAGCTCACCAAGCTTACTCTCTTACAGCTTTTCTACAACAATCTTAGTGGAACAATTCCTCCAGAGATTGGTAATATGAGCTCGCTGGTTATCCTCGATCTCCACACcaacaatttggaaggagagcTACCAGAGACCATGTCACTTCTCAATAATCTAGAGAGACTCTCTCTATTCACCAATAATTTCTCGGGCACTGTTCCAAGGGAACTGGGGAAAAACAACCTCAACTTGAAGAATGTAGGCTTTTCTGACAACAGCTTCGCAGGAGAACTGCCGCCTGGACTATGTAATAGTTTCACTCTTCAACTGTTAACAGTAAACGGCAACAGCTTTACCGGGCAATTACCAGATTGCTTGAGGAATTGCTCGAGCCTACATCGTGTCCGTCTTGAAGGGAACCACTTCACTGGGGACATTTCCAAGGCATTTGGAGTCCATCCAAATCTCAGTTTTATTTCTCTGAGCGGCAACCAATTTTCAGGCGAGCTGTCACCTGAGTGGGGAGAATGCCAGGGCCTCACTAAATTACAGATGGATGGAAATAAAATCTCTCGTAAAATCCCATCTGAGCTTGGGAAGTTGTCTCAATTGCAGGTCCTAAGTCTGGATTCCAATGAATTTACTGGGGAAATTCCAATGGAACTGACGAAACTAAGCCTGTTGTTCAACCTCAGCTTGAGCAAAAACTTTTTCACAGGAAAGATCCCTCAGAGTATAGGCACTTTATCTAATCTCCGGTATCTCAATTTAGCGGAAAATAAACTCAGTGGAAGCATACCAAAAGAGCTTGGGAATTGTGAGCTCTTGGACAGCTTGGACTTAAGCCACAACGCTTTGTCAGGTGAAATACCATCAGAGCTCGGAAACTTGGTCAATTTGCAGTATCTTTTGGACCTCAGCAGCAATTCACTCTCAAGAACAATCCCTTCAAACCTGGGAAAGCTTGTGAGATTGGAGAGCCTCAATCTCTCTCGAAACAATCTTATGGGGAAAATCCCATCATCATTTTCAAGCATGCTCAGTCTAAATTCCATTGATTTCTCATACAATCAGTTGACTGGTCAGATTCCAAGTAGCAATATTTTCAAGAAGGCAGCCTATACTGGAAACTCAGGTTTGTGTGGATATGCAGAAGGATTGAATCCTTGTTATTCAACTTCCCCCAGCAGCAAGCCCTCCAAGTTGAACAAAAAGGTTCTTATTGGTGTCCTTGTTCCTACTTGTGGGCTCTTGTTTTTGGCATTCATTGTTGCTGTAATTGTAATCCTCCATCCACGATCCAAACACTCTGATGAAGAGACTGAAAGTACAGAAAAGTATGATGCTGAGGAGTGGTTAATTTGGAAAAGACGAGGAATATTCACATTTGAGGATATTGTGAAGGCCACCGAAGACTTCAGTGAGAAGAACTGCATCGGAAAGGGAGGATTCGGGAGAGTTTACAAAGCTGTGTTGCCACAGGGTCAGACAGTTGCAGTTAAAAGACTCAATATGTCAGACTCAAGCAACATTCCAACAACAAATCGGCTGAGTTTTAAGAATGAGATCGAAATCCTGACAGAAGTTCAGCACCGAAATATCATTAAGCTTTTTGGGTTCTGTTCCAGGAAGGGGATCATGTACTTggtttataaatatatagagaGAGGCAGTTTGGGGAAAGTGTTGTATGGGGAAGAGGGGAAGATGGAGCTAAGCTGGGCCACAAGGGTTAAGATTGTGCAAGGCGTGGCCCATGCAATTGCTTACTTGCACCATGACTGCTCTCCGCCCATTGTCCACCGTGATGTAACTCTGAATAACATTTTGCTTGACTCAGAGTTTGAGCCACGGCTCTCAGACTTTGGAACTGCAAGACTGTTGTACCCGGACTCATCCAACTGGACTGCAGCAGCTGGGTCTTATGGCTACATGGCTCCAG AGCTTGCGTTTACAATGTGCATCACAGATAAATGTGATGTCTACAGCTTTGGAGTGGTGGCACTGGAAGTAATGATGGGGAGGCATCCAGGGGAGCTCCTAGTTTCACTACCATCATCAGCACTATCTGATGATCCTGGTTTGCTTCTGAAGGATGTGCTGGATCAGAGACTTCCAATGCCCACAGGGCAATTAGCAGAAGAAGTAGTGTTTGTAGTCAATGTAGCCATAGCATGCACGCATGCGGCTCCAGAGTCACGACCCACCATGCGTTTTGTGGCAAAAGAACTATCAGCTCAACCGAGGCTCCCCCATTCGGAGCCTTTCCCCAGGTAA